In the genome of Gloeotrichia echinulata CP02, one region contains:
- a CDS encoding type II toxin-antitoxin system RelE/ParE family toxin, producing the protein MQSDNAVSIRFSDEFEQELYRLSKRFRNIRSDVQPIIEQLQQGNVVGDRIAGIGEEYIVYKVRVRNTNIQKGKSAGYRLIYQVESPTSILLLTIYSKSDREDIDVNEIRDIVADFYDEEG; encoded by the coding sequence ATGCAGAGTGATAACGCGGTTTCAATTCGATTCTCGGATGAGTTTGAGCAAGAACTTTACAGACTATCAAAGAGATTTCGCAATATTCGCTCTGATGTTCAACCGATTATTGAGCAATTACAACAAGGGAATGTTGTCGGAGATAGAATTGCGGGCATTGGTGAGGAGTATATTGTTTATAAGGTCAGGGTTCGCAATACTAATATTCAAAAAGGCAAGAGTGCTGGATATCGATTAATTTATCAAGTCGAATCACCTACAAGTATTTTGCTACTAACGATTTATTCTAAGTCTGACCGAGAAGATATTGATGTAAATGAAATCAGAGATATTGTGGCTGATTTTTATGATGAGGAAGGTTAA
- a CDS encoding AAA family ATPase has product MSNPVYFRWLTEFEKQIHCRKHIILYGNIHDEFLWRDERQTVYKIINTFLHELGFNLIVRYSPVNGFSYFSESMREQFGSLIQERAVEHHTQPSSTEPPSPEAPANPMAPPSRRNPGVSTRQAANIRILPEVAFGNLRMALSQSTTSVAAIVDTVDMLTSDPSQYSLEERNLLMLLKMCTLESTVLTEGKLSGYRNTIILVASDLARIPQWVYKDNPLVELVQVSSLNKDERREFALKSLRPREHFSGFYEGDKISIRRPNNNTPSQLEILAEELADLTEGFHTVDLEALRTTSLRHKMPLKEKEVRKLVDFYKFGRLDDPWEQISPERIASAKQELSRSVIGQPKAIEAVTSMLSSARIGLSMSGRQLSTQPKGIFFFVGPTGVGKTELAKALARLLFADEGSLIRFDMSEYAQEHAAEKLTGAPPGFVGFEAGGQLTNRVLEQPYSILLFDEIEKATPKVLDKFLQILSDGRLTDGKGQTVYFNQTVIIFTSNIGASDLTNHNTGETIRSGIMSQVKEGNIPLYSQIEEHFDQEVRWYFSNYIGRTELLGRLGDNIVVFDLLRSDFVNSIANKFLQQYADFTKEKYNLKINFLSSVLEFILNRMKEERNLVLGGRRIKSLLETFIEKPLNSWLFEKFPDTSVLSNQILSIELSQDGSLIPKMFNSK; this is encoded by the coding sequence ATGAGCAATCCAGTTTACTTCCGATGGCTGACAGAGTTTGAAAAGCAGATTCACTGCCGTAAACACATTATTCTGTATGGAAATATCCATGATGAGTTTCTATGGAGAGATGAGCGGCAAACGGTTTACAAAATTATCAATACTTTTTTGCATGAGTTAGGTTTTAACCTAATTGTGCGGTACAGTCCTGTAAATGGATTTAGTTACTTTTCTGAGTCCATGAGAGAGCAATTTGGTTCTCTAATTCAAGAACGTGCAGTTGAGCATCACACTCAACCTTCGTCTACAGAACCACCTAGCCCAGAAGCTCCTGCGAACCCTATGGCACCGCCCTCCCGTCGCAATCCGGGGGTTAGCACTAGGCAAGCTGCAAATATCAGAATCTTACCAGAGGTAGCTTTTGGCAATCTCAGAATGGCACTATCCCAAAGCACTACTTCAGTAGCTGCAATTGTTGATACTGTCGATATGCTGACTTCCGATCCCAGCCAGTACAGTCTTGAAGAGCGAAACCTTTTAATGCTTCTCAAAATGTGTACCCTGGAATCAACCGTTCTGACAGAAGGAAAGCTTAGTGGTTATAGAAATACAATTATTTTAGTAGCAAGTGATTTAGCAAGAATTCCTCAATGGGTGTATAAGGATAATCCTTTAGTTGAGTTAGTTCAAGTATCTTCACTGAATAAAGATGAACGCCGTGAATTTGCTTTGAAATCTCTGCGTCCTCGTGAACACTTTAGTGGATTTTATGAAGGCGATAAAATTAGCATACGACGCCCCAATAATAACACCCCTTCTCAATTGGAAATTTTAGCAGAAGAGTTAGCCGATCTAACAGAAGGATTCCATACTGTAGATTTAGAAGCTTTAAGAACTACCTCATTGCGACATAAAATGCCCCTCAAAGAAAAGGAGGTTAGAAAACTTGTTGATTTCTACAAATTTGGAAGACTAGATGATCCTTGGGAACAAATTAGTCCTGAAAGAATTGCTTCTGCAAAACAAGAATTATCTCGCTCAGTAATCGGGCAACCCAAGGCTATTGAAGCTGTTACATCAATGCTATCTAGTGCCAGAATCGGCTTAAGTATGAGTGGAAGACAATTATCCACTCAGCCCAAAGGGATCTTTTTCTTTGTCGGTCCCACAGGTGTTGGTAAAACCGAGTTAGCAAAAGCCCTAGCAAGACTTTTGTTTGCAGACGAAGGATCTCTAATTCGCTTTGATATGAGTGAATATGCTCAAGAACACGCTGCAGAAAAACTTACTGGTGCGCCACCAGGATTCGTGGGATTTGAAGCAGGTGGACAATTGACTAATCGTGTTTTGGAGCAGCCATACAGTATTCTCCTTTTTGATGAAATTGAGAAGGCTACCCCAAAGGTACTCGACAAGTTTTTACAAATACTCAGTGATGGAAGACTAACTGATGGTAAAGGCCAGACGGTTTATTTTAATCAAACTGTAATTATTTTTACAAGCAACATTGGAGCTTCCGATCTCACTAATCACAATACAGGAGAAACCATTCGCTCTGGTATTATGAGCCAAGTTAAGGAGGGAAATATACCACTTTACTCACAGATTGAAGAGCATTTTGACCAAGAAGTTCGGTGGTATTTTAGCAACTATATAGGTCGGACAGAATTACTAGGTAGGCTAGGTGATAATATAGTTGTATTTGATTTACTTCGATCAGATTTTGTCAATTCAATTGCCAATAAATTCTTACAGCAATATGCTGATTTTACAAAGGAGAAGTACAACTTAAAAATTAATTTTTTGTCATCCGTTCTAGAATTTATATTGAACCGTATGAAAGAAGAAAGAAATTTAGTTTTGGGTGGTAGACGTATAAAATCGCTCTTAGAAACTTTCATTGAAAAACCTTTAAATAGTTGGCTTTTTGAAAAATTTCCGGATACAAGTGTGCTTTCTAACCAGATTTTATCTATAGAACTAAGCCAGGATGGTTCTCTTATACCAAAAATGTTTAATAGCAAATGA
- the surE gene encoding 5'/3'-nucleotidase SurE: MKLLISNDDGISALGIRTLANCLAEAGHDVSVVCPDRERSATGHGLTLHQPIRAEIVETIFHPAVHAWACDGTPSDCVKLALWALLDSPPDLVLSGINHGANLGTEILYSGTVSAAMEGVMEGIPGIALSLNSSTSKDFQPGANFAKQLVDQLAAQPLPELMLLNVNIPAVKQEEIAGVTLTRQGVRRYVDIFDKRVDPRGRIYYWLTGEVLEEVEPTAGLNLPQDVPIDVHVIRDNYISITPLQYNLTYATGLNQLSKWEFKFG; the protein is encoded by the coding sequence ATGAAATTACTTATTAGCAATGATGACGGAATTTCTGCCTTGGGTATCCGTACCTTAGCCAACTGCTTGGCAGAAGCTGGTCATGATGTATCTGTAGTTTGCCCTGATCGGGAGCGATCGGCAACGGGACATGGATTAACCTTGCACCAACCGATTCGCGCCGAAATTGTGGAGACAATTTTTCATCCTGCAGTCCATGCTTGGGCTTGTGATGGTACGCCTTCCGATTGTGTGAAATTGGCACTGTGGGCTTTATTAGATTCTCCGCCAGACTTAGTGCTTTCTGGCATTAATCACGGTGCCAATTTGGGCACCGAAATCCTCTATTCCGGGACTGTTTCGGCGGCTATGGAGGGCGTCATGGAAGGCATTCCTGGCATAGCACTGAGTCTTAATAGTTCTACCTCCAAAGACTTTCAACCTGGGGCTAACTTTGCCAAACAGCTAGTAGACCAATTGGCGGCGCAACCCTTACCAGAGTTGATGTTGCTCAACGTCAATATTCCTGCAGTCAAACAAGAAGAAATTGCTGGAGTCACCCTTACCCGCCAGGGAGTGCGGCGCTACGTTGATATTTTTGACAAGCGAGTCGATCCTCGGGGCAGAATTTATTATTGGCTAACCGGGGAAGTTTTAGAGGAAGTAGAACCAACAGCAGGCTTAAATCTACCTCAAGACGTACCGATAGATGTCCATGTTATCCGTGATAACTACATTAGTATTACGCCATTGCAATACAATCTTACTTACGCAACTGGACTGAATCAATTATCCAAGTGGGAATTCAAATTTGGCTGA
- a CDS encoding MoxR family ATPase: MREKIDALTANLARTIVGKSEAIRLVLVALLGGGHALLEDVPGVGKTLLAKSLARSVDGKFQRLQCTPDLLPTDITGTNIWNPKSGEFSFLPGPIFANVLLADEINRATPRTQSALLEVMEEHQVTVDGVSRPVPQPFFVIATQNPIEYQGTFPLPEAQMDRFMLSLSLGYPSEAEELQMLQSLQSGVKVADLQPCITLAEVEALRGICSGVKVDTTLQQYIIDLVRATRQDEEISLGVSPRGSVALQRATQALAFILGRDYAIPDDVKFLVPHILCHRLIPRGGRSGRTVVERLLRTVPIP; the protein is encoded by the coding sequence ATGAGAGAAAAAATTGACGCTTTAACAGCAAATCTGGCTCGTACCATCGTTGGTAAAAGCGAAGCCATACGCTTAGTGCTAGTCGCCTTATTAGGTGGTGGACATGCGCTGCTAGAAGATGTCCCTGGTGTGGGTAAAACCCTCCTGGCTAAATCCCTGGCGCGTTCTGTTGATGGCAAGTTTCAACGGCTACAATGCACCCCCGACTTATTACCGACTGACATCACTGGTACTAACATTTGGAACCCAAAAAGCGGCGAATTTAGCTTTCTCCCTGGGCCAATATTTGCCAATGTCTTGCTAGCTGACGAAATCAATCGCGCTACACCCCGTACTCAGTCAGCTTTGCTGGAAGTGATGGAAGAACATCAGGTGACAGTCGATGGTGTCTCCCGTCCAGTTCCTCAGCCGTTTTTTGTCATTGCTACCCAGAACCCCATCGAGTACCAAGGAACTTTTCCCTTACCAGAAGCGCAGATGGATCGGTTCATGTTGTCGTTGAGTTTGGGCTATCCTTCAGAAGCAGAAGAACTGCAAATGCTGCAAAGTTTGCAATCTGGTGTGAAGGTCGCTGATTTACAGCCTTGTATTACTTTGGCAGAAGTGGAGGCATTGCGTGGTATCTGCTCTGGGGTAAAAGTTGATACTACATTACAACAGTACATTATCGACTTGGTGCGAGCAACAAGGCAGGATGAGGAAATTTCTCTGGGTGTCAGTCCGCGTGGTAGTGTGGCATTACAACGGGCTACCCAAGCATTAGCTTTTATTTTAGGGCGTGATTACGCTATTCCCGATGATGTAAAGTTTCTCGTTCCTCACATTCTTTGTCATCGCCTGATTCCTAGGGGTGGACGGAGTGGGAGAACTGTAGTTGAGCGGTTATTGCGAACGGTGCCAATTCCTTAA
- a CDS encoding MBL fold metallo-hydrolase — MSRIENQFTVQFWGVRGSIPSPGPQTVRYGGNTPCIEMQAGDKRLIFDGGTGLHVLGQSLLPQMPLEAHMFFTHSHWDHMQGFPFFNPGFIKGNHFHIYGAIAPDGSTIEQRLNDQMLHPNFPVPLQIMQADMNFYNIVPGEPIHIDEVTLETAPLNHPGEAVGYRVNWRGGAAVYITDTEHFPDRLDENVLWLSRNADILIYDSTYSDEEYYSPRSPKIGWGHSTWQEGVKIAKAANVKTLVIFHHDPAHNDDFLDRVGEEAFEKFSGAIMAREGLILEVPISVPLSPSFPVSKFSI, encoded by the coding sequence ATGTCTAGGATAGAGAATCAATTTACCGTGCAATTTTGGGGCGTTCGGGGTAGCATCCCCAGTCCAGGGCCACAAACCGTTCGATATGGCGGTAATACCCCTTGCATTGAGATGCAAGCGGGCGATAAACGCTTGATTTTTGATGGTGGTACAGGACTGCATGTTTTGGGGCAATCATTATTGCCCCAAATGCCCCTAGAAGCTCATATGTTCTTTACGCATTCTCACTGGGATCACATGCAGGGGTTTCCCTTCTTTAACCCAGGATTTATCAAGGGGAACCACTTTCATATATACGGGGCGATCGCTCCCGATGGTTCGACAATTGAACAGCGCCTCAATGACCAAATGCTGCACCCAAATTTCCCCGTACCCTTGCAAATCATGCAAGCAGATATGAATTTCTACAATATCGTACCGGGGGAACCAATCCACATCGATGAGGTGACTTTAGAGACAGCACCCCTAAACCATCCAGGGGAAGCTGTAGGATACCGAGTCAACTGGCGTGGCGGTGCGGCTGTGTATATTACAGATACTGAACATTTTCCTGACAGACTAGATGAAAATGTTTTGTGGTTATCTCGTAACGCTGACATCTTGATCTATGATTCCACTTATTCTGATGAAGAATACTATTCGCCAAGATCGCCAAAAATTGGCTGGGGACACTCCACTTGGCAAGAAGGTGTGAAAATCGCCAAAGCTGCTAACGTCAAGACTTTAGTAATTTTTCACCATGACCCCGCCCACAATGATGATTTTTTGGATCGGGTCGGGGAAGAAGCATTTGAAAAATTTTCTGGTGCAATCATGGCACGAGAAGGATTGATACTGGAGGTGCCTATTTCAGTTCCCTTATCGCCATCTTTTCCTGTCAGCAAATTTTCTATTTAA
- a CDS encoding bifunctional riboflavin kinase/FAD synthetase yields MLNLSQNGCTVWVASSTKLVLTPTAVALGKFDGVHLGHQRVIQPVLLLARKERARRGEGENLPECSPHNPTTSASSQKHIYSTVVTFHPHPLEFFTGQPRALLTPLDEKVEQLRSLGIEQLVLLPFDKELSNLPPEEFVEKILVQQLQCQQISVGQDFCFGKQRSGTADDLQLLAAKYNIPVTIVPLETSKDNDNIPVESSCATLPPTQEPPISTSLIRHALDSGDIKNANLLLGRPYTLYGVVVQGQQLGRTIGFPTANLQLPSDKFLPREGVYAVRIFTLYETLNATTSPVHLGVMNIGNRPTVNGADKSVEVHLFDWTGDLYSTRLAVQLVEFLRPEQKFPSLEALKTQIQLDCTIARQVLSQEC; encoded by the coding sequence GTGTTAAATTTGTCTCAAAATGGGTGTACTGTGTGGGTTGCTTCTTCGACTAAATTGGTTCTAACACCGACGGCTGTGGCTCTTGGCAAATTTGATGGTGTGCATCTTGGTCATCAAAGGGTAATTCAGCCAGTGTTGCTCTTAGCTAGAAAAGAGAGGGCGCGGAGGGGAGAGGGGGAGAATTTGCCAGAATGCTCACCCCACAACCCTACCACCTCAGCATCATCACAGAAACATATTTACTCGACGGTTGTGACTTTTCATCCCCATCCATTAGAATTTTTTACAGGGCAACCCCGTGCTTTGTTAACGCCATTGGATGAAAAAGTCGAACAATTGCGATCGCTTGGCATAGAACAACTGGTACTGCTACCCTTCGATAAAGAATTATCTAATTTGCCTCCTGAAGAATTTGTAGAAAAAATTCTGGTACAACAGCTACAATGTCAGCAAATTAGCGTTGGGCAAGATTTTTGTTTTGGCAAACAGCGCAGTGGTACTGCAGATGATTTGCAATTGCTCGCTGCCAAGTACAATATCCCCGTTACTATCGTGCCCTTAGAAACATCAAAAGACAATGACAACATACCTGTAGAGAGCAGTTGTGCTACCCTTCCTCCCACCCAAGAGCCACCCATTAGCACTTCATTGATTCGCCACGCCCTAGACAGTGGCGACATCAAAAATGCAAATCTACTATTAGGACGCCCCTACACTCTCTACGGTGTCGTCGTTCAAGGTCAACAACTTGGCAGAACCATTGGCTTTCCCACCGCTAACCTCCAACTACCATCTGACAAGTTTTTGCCCCGCGAAGGTGTTTATGCTGTCCGTATTTTTACGTTATATGAAACATTAAACGCTACTACTTCTCCTGTCCACTTAGGAGTGATGAATATAGGGAACCGCCCAACAGTAAATGGTGCAGATAAATCTGTGGAAGTACATTTATTCGATTGGACTGGCGATTTATACAGCACAAGATTGGCTGTGCAGCTAGTAGAATTTTTGCGCCCTGAACAAAAATTTCCTTCCCTAGAAGCCCTGAAAACACAAATTCAACTTGACTGCACTATTGCTAGACAAGTTTTGAGTCAGGAGTGCTGA